DNA sequence from the Orcinus orca chromosome 2, mOrcOrc1.1, whole genome shotgun sequence genome:
GGCACTTGTCAAAACACAGGCCCCAGAGGTGTGAAGTCCTCACCCCAGCAGGAGGGCGGTGTGGGCCGTGCTGCCCGGAGAACTCATTAACTGGGGCAGCTCCCTAATGAAGCCACCGGAGAGGCTGGCGATAAGGAGATCAAAGGTGAGAGAGGCATGGGGGCAAGGGAAGAGGGAGGCTGGCTGACGGGAGGGGGTAGAGCCCAGGATCTAGGTTGGGGGTCCCCCCTTTGCCCCCACTTGGCTTCATCAGGCCCACTGACCACAGCCCTTGCACACTCTGGGCCCCAAGACTCAGAGGCAACAGGAAAGGGAGGGACTCCCACGTGGCACATCCAATTTGTCAGCCTTAGGGCTGGAGACtgaaggactggggttgggggtggaacCCTCCCATCTGCCCTGTCTCTCATGCCATTTTTGTGAGTTCTTTGCCTCCACAGACACACCTGGGTCTTTTTAACCCTCTCATGGCgtttctctcctgttccagaTCTCTCAGTGGCTCCCATGTAAGTGAGCGATGAATGTTAACTGTTCGGTCCCAGATCTGAGCATCCTCAGGGGCCAGAGCTGTGTTTTCACGATAAACAGTCTGCCTTCCACACATATGGCCTCTTGTGTAAAGAATGTCTAGTTGATTTtgtacttaataaaataaaacttcactTCAGAGCATTGCTGCCCACAAACCAGGAATGGTGGTTTCCTCTGGACCGGGAATTGGAGGCCTCAGACGGAGAATAGGAAAGAGATTTGTTATACCCTCTGTACTTGTTCAACTTTTAATCACGTGCgtgtattatattttcaaatgtataacaATATAACAAAAGGGTGGCTGATTGTCTAGGAGTTTTTGGTCATTCTGAGTTTTCTCAATTATTAGCTACAAAGTGGAAATCAGAATCATGTGGGAAGTGGAGGAATTTTTTGACATTCAGAGGTTGGCAACAGAATGCCCAGAGCCCTCTGAGATCCCACCCCTCCTGCCTGTCCAGCTTTTAGGCTGCAGCTCCCGCTGCTTGGGTGCACAACCAATTCTCACCATTTGTTAGCTCTGGTCCAGTGGATCGGGACCATCACTGGGCTCTAATGCCAGGTTCTTGGCTTGGATGTGGAACCCCAGGAAGGCGTCCATCGGCCAGGGTCCGGAAGGGGCAGACCCTGCTGACAGCTGCAGGCCTAGGCCAGGCTCTCACAGGGTCCCATGGCATGTGCCCATGGAGTGGGCTCCTCCCCTTTTCCCCAATGGTGGGTTGGCATTGCCTGTCCTGGATGTGACCATGGGCATAAGCATCTGGGGCTGCTGGGACAGACTGCAGGGTAGAGGGTATAGAGGGTGTTAGAAAAGGCCAAGGGcagtagaagaaaaaagagacaaggggaggggggaggtggtGAGCAGAGATGCCCAGGAAGAAGGTACCAAGCCACTTGGCTTTCTTTGCTACAAACCAGCTCAGCCATCAATCTCACAGAACTGGAAGCCATGGGGGATGCAAAACAGTAGACCGCCGGCACTGAAAGAGACCCTAGATAccacttcttcttctttttaatttttttttttaccacttctTTTGAAGACATGATACCAGACACCAGGTACTTCACAGTCTAGCTGGAGAGCAGACATCCATGCATGAAATGGCTATTTTGACAATGTGCAAACTCAAACCTGAGGGGTCAGGCAGGCAATATAGTAGATTCTCTGAGATTTCCCATGTGGACAATCATGTCCATAAataagagttttatttcttcctttccaatctgtaagccttttatttctctttccttactGCACAAGCTAGATGCACCACCCCGCCCCCCGGCAACGTTGAAGAGGCATGGGGTAGGAGCAGACATCCTCACCTTGTTTTCAGTATTAGGGGGAaatctttcagtctttcactatttAGTATGCTGTTAGCTGTAGCTTCTTTGTAGATGCTTTTAATCAGACTGAGAAAGCTCTCCTTTAGTCTGAGTTTGCTGAGAATTCTTGTCATGAAGgggtgctgatttttttttcttggcttctctgtggtttgtgggatcttagttccctgaccagggattgaacacagcagtgagagagcccagtcctaaccactggaccaccagggaattcccctgaattttgttaaatgctttttttctgtgtcatttgcactcacatttcattggtaAGGCCCGTTATACCTGCCCCAAGGTGGCAGAATACCAGCTAGGGGCAAGTGGTGGCAGCTGTGGCAACAGGCCGAGCCCTTAATCCTGCCAGGCTGAAGGTGGCCTGGAGGGCAGCAggcttcctctccctccactcAGACGGTCCAGCAACCTGCCCAGATTCAGCCAACTTGTTGGATTTACCTAGGGTAGCCTTGTCCCTCCCACtcaccaccaccagggaagggtGCACCCAGGACCAACCTGCCTCAGAGGAGGAACGGATTACTCTGGCCTCTGGCAGGAATCAGGGCCCCACTCCTGGTCACTATACGAGTCCACAGACCTGGCTGCACTATGCCCTGAGGCTCCCATCATTCAAACTGGAAACGAAGATTCAAGAAAACTTAAGAATTTACATAAGGTCCCCAACAGGTGAAGGCAGACCCAAACCTAAGTACTGAACCTCCAGTTCCCGGACCTCGCTTCCTTTAACCTACTGAGCTGGCCCAACACCCTGGACAGCGCCGGCACTGGCGCAGGCAGGAGGCCCGAGTGTCTGGGTCAGGTGCCCATGCGAGCACCCAGGAGGGGCCAACCTGGCGCAGCCAACGGGCAGGCACCTTCGCCCCCCCGCCCCGTTGGTTCAAAGGGTCAAGCCCCGCCCCCACCAGGCCCCGAGCCCGCTTTGAAGTGCTGATGCGGCCTGGAAGGGGCCACTTCACACCTCGGGCTCAGGATAAAGCGGTCGCTGGCCGCCGGCCCCCAGACGCGCCGGCGCTGCCATGGCCCAGTCCCTGTGCCCGCCGCTCTCTGAGTCCTGGATCCTCTCCGCGGGCTGGGGCCCAGCTCGGCCGCCGCCGGCCTCCAACAGGGACTGTGGCTGCTCGCCCGCCTCGTCCCCGGACTCCTGGGGCAGCGCCCCGGCCAGCAGCCCTGTGTCTAGCCCCGGGAGGCCCGTCACCAGCGCCGCCCTCCGCGCTCCGACTGCGGGGAGGCGCGGCGCCCGCAGCAGCCGCCTAGGCAGCGGGCAGCGGCAGAGCGCCAGCGAGCGCGAGAAGCTGCGCATGCGCACGCTCGCCCGCGCCCTGCACGAGCTGCGCCGCTTTCTGCCGCCGTCCGTGGCGCCTGCCGGCCAGAGCCTGACGAAGATCGAGACGCTGCGCCTGGCCATCCGCTACATCGGCCACCTGTCGGCCGTGCTGGGCCTCAGCGAGGAGAGCCTGCAGCGCCGGCGCCGGCGCCACAGCGACGCGGCGCTCCCTCGAGGCTGCCCGCTGTGCCCCGACGGCGGCCCCGCGCAGACGCAGACGCAGACGCAGATGCAGATGCAGAGTCAGGCACAGGCGTGCGGCCCAGACCTGGGCTCAGCCGTCAGCGCCGTGGTGTCCTGGGGGTCCCCGCCCGCCTACCCCGGAGCCCTAGCGGCGCCCGAGCCGCACGATCCGCCGGTGCTTTACAACGAGACGGCGTGCCCCGAAGGGCCGGCGATGGAGCCAGGCCCCTCATCTCCGGTTAGTACTTCCTTCCCGCGCGGAGCTCCCTCCGGGCGCGGCGCAGTAGTGGATGGCGCTACCTACTGTCTCGCGTCCCGCGGCGCGCACTGCGGGGACCAGCCCCCGTGCGGCTTCCCCACTGACGGCCCGGCCTCGCTTGCTCGCCCTCCGGAGCAACAGCGTTGGTGTGCCCGGGGCGCTCGAGCGGCGAGGGGAGGGAGAGTACACGCAGGGGGTGGGGTCCCGCTCCCCGCCAGAGGCGCCCTGAAAGTGGAGCTCGTGAGGCGGACACCCACGCTCGGTGTCCAACGCTGAGGGTCTCGCTGTTCCCTCTCTCCTCAAGCTCTTTCCCGGCGACGTACTGGCCCTGCTGGAGACCTGGATGCCCCTCTCGCCCCTGGAGTGGCCGCCGGCCTGAGTAGTTGAAGTGACGGCGGACATCTGGCGCCCCGTTCTGTGAGCACCGACGCCTTTTTGGCCTCTGCGCCTTCGAAGAGGTCCCACTCTAGACTCCCTTTCCTGGAAGAGGGCACTGGCGATACTGGCATGGGCATTGCTGAAAGGGAGAGCCTGTCCCCACCCAGGACGGACTTCCCCAACCCCTCCCGTGATGGAGGGACCCAGAGGGTAGACACtttgaggcaggcaggaggctcTGCCTAGTAcgtgtttatttatttgtgaatAAATTTTGTGCTGGTGTCACTTGGcaagttcttctttctctacagGGGCACAAAGCTCCCTTCTTCTCCTCCAAAGGACGTAGGAGAGTTGGGAGGGTTTCTTGCAGTCTTCAGCCCCCAAAGCCCACAGGCTCAGaccccttcctccttttccccaGCCCTGGCTTAGCACCTCCTGTTCCAGATGGGTTAGCctgaggggggaggagattcTATGGAGAAAGTGGCAGCAAGCGGAGTCTGTCCATCTTTTCTTTGAATCTGGTGGGGAGCTGAATAAAACCAAGTATCTCTGTAGAAAATGCATTTCCATTAGTGCGTACTTACTGTGCACCAGGTCCTTCACACATTTCATACCTAAGTAATCATTTTGCAGAAGGATAAGTAAGCCAAGGGTCAGTACTCAAGCCTAGGTATGACTTCAGAATCTGGGCTCTCAGCTCTGGTAGGGTTTTGCCAGCTCCATTCATTCTGGGGTCTGAGGGGACACCAGCTCCAAGGGCTCATTGCATGTGTCCCAAGTCCTTATTCCCCTTGTGCTGGAGCGTTAGGCCTGGACCCTGGGATTTTCCCATCTCCCTTCACTCTGGTTTCTCTCCTATGTGGTTTAGAGACATGAAATAATACCAGTGGTCAGCCCCA
Encoded proteins:
- the MESP1 gene encoding mesoderm posterior protein 1, translating into MAQSLCPPLSESWILSAGWGPARPPPASNRDCGCSPASSPDSWGSAPASSPVSSPGRPVTSAALRAPTAGRRGARSSRLGSGQRQSASEREKLRMRTLARALHELRRFLPPSVAPAGQSLTKIETLRLAIRYIGHLSAVLGLSEESLQRRRRRHSDAALPRGCPLCPDGGPAQTQTQTQMQMQSQAQACGPDLGSAVSAVVSWGSPPAYPGALAAPEPHDPPVLYNETACPEGPAMEPGPSSPLFPGDVLALLETWMPLSPLEWPPA